In Brachybacterium saurashtrense, the genomic stretch TCACCCGGATGGAGACGTCCAGCATCGAGGTGGACTCGTCGGCGATCAGCAGGCGGGGCGAGAGGGTGAGGCCGCGCGCCACGGAGACGCGCTGGCGCTGCCCCCCGGAGAGCTGGTGGGGGAACTTCTCGCGGTAGCTCTCCGGCGGGGAGAGGTCCACGGTGGAGAGCAGCTCGTCGACCTTCTGCTGCATCTCCGCCCCGCTGCGGGCCAGGCCGTGCCGGCGCAGCGGGATCGAGAGGGTGGAGCGCACCGAGCGGATCGGGTTGAGGGAGGCGTAGGGGTCCTGGTGGATGTACTGGACGGCCCGGCGGTACGCGCGCCGCTCGGCCCGGGTCATCTCGGCCAGGTCCCTGCCCTGGTACCGCACGCTGCCGGAGGTGGGGGCGGCCAGACCGGCGGCGAGCCGCGCGGTGGTGGTCTTGCCGCTGCCGGACTCCCCCACCAGGCACAGCACCTCGCCGGCGCCCACGCTGAGGGACACGTCGGAGACGGCGGGGAGGTCCTTCCCCTTGACGTGGAACACCTGCGAGGCGCCGTCGAGCTCGATCAGCGGGGCGGCGGGGGCGGAGTCCTGCGGGGCGCCCTGCGCCGACGCCGCGGCGGCGGGCGGGGCGGGGGTCGGGGAGGTCTCAGGCACGAGCGATCACCTTCCGTTCGTGGTGGACCTGCTCGTGGTGGAGGCAGGCGGCGGCATGGGTCATGTCCCCGGGGCGGGAGGTGAGCGTGATCAGCTCGGGCTCCTCCGCGCGGCAGGCGTCGGTGGCCAGCTCGCACCGCGGGGCGAAGGCGCAGCCGGGAGGGAGGGTGGCCAGCGAGGGCGGGGCGCCGGGGATCGAGGCCAGCTCGGGGAGGTCGCCCCGCACCGGCGGCACGGCGTTGATGAGCTTGGAGGTGTAGGGGTGCTTGGGGGCGGAGAAGATGTCCTGGGTGGTGCCGGTCTCGATGACCTTGCCGGCGTACATCGTCACCACCCGGTCGGCGAGCTCGGCGGCGAGCGCCAGATCGTGCGAGATGAAGATCATCGCGAAGCGGAACTCCTCGCGCAGCTCCGCGAGCAGGTCGATGACGGTGCGCTGGGTGAGGATGTCCAGCGCGGTGGTGGGCTCGTCGAGCACCAGCAGCCGCGGGCGCAGCAGCAGCCCCGTGGCGATCAGGGCGCGCTGCTTCATCCCGCCGGAGAGCTCGTGCGGGTAGCTGCCCAGCACCCGGCGGGGCTCGAGCCGCACCGAACGCAGGGCCTCGCCCGAGCGCTCGAGGATCTCGCGCCGCCCGATCCGGCCGGGGGCGTGGTCCCGGAGGGTGTCGGCCATCTGCTGGCCGATGGTGAGGACGGGGTTGAAGGCGTTCTGCGCGCCC encodes the following:
- a CDS encoding ABC transporter ATP-binding protein, which translates into the protein MPATTPPPTPSTPLAGAADAAAPGPATPPSEHPVLSAKDLQVAYRTGKDTRVRALRGVSFDLYPETSLALVGESGCGKTTLGLALLRLLPTLGEITGGSITFTGEDGRRRDVTTMSAGQLRRWRWSEAAMVFQGAQNAFNPVLTIGQQMADTLRDHAPGRIGRREILERSGEALRSVRLEPRRVLGSYPHELSGGMKQRALIATGLLLRPRLLVLDEPTTALDILTQRTVIDLLAELREEFRFAMIFISHDLALAAELADRVVTMYAGKVIETGTTQDIFSAPKHPYTSKLINAVPPVRGDLPELASIPGAPPSLATLPPGCAFAPRCELATDACRAEEPELITLTSRPGDMTHAAACLHHEQVHHERKVIARA
- a CDS encoding ABC transporter ATP-binding protein produces the protein MPETSPTPAPPAAAASAQGAPQDSAPAAPLIELDGASQVFHVKGKDLPAVSDVSLSVGAGEVLCLVGESGSGKTTTARLAAGLAAPTSGSVRYQGRDLAEMTRAERRAYRRAVQYIHQDPYASLNPIRSVRSTLSIPLRRHGLARSGAEMQQKVDELLSTVDLSPPESYREKFPHQLSGGQRQRVSVARGLTLSPRLLIADESTSMLDVSIRVSLLNMLTKLRKEEGVGFIYITHDLALAKYFAWEGRTAVMYLGRIVEAGPTPQVINNPQHPYTKALLEAVPEPDPELSRQKKAGGGLLSADIPSLSALPSGCTFHPRCPLAEDRCREIIPVLRTAPGADAQEVACTVVTDPSGAPDGARSAAQADGGAP